One Candidatus Woesearchaeota archaeon DNA segment encodes these proteins:
- a CDS encoding MoaD/ThiS family protein: MKVLIEKDNQEIEITKACTGFELLAQLSIVPTTVLIVRNGEIAFPEEKLAETDDVKLLSVISGG, from the coding sequence ATGAAAGTTTTGATTGAGAAAGATAACCAGGAGATTGAAATTACCAAGGCATGCACTGGCTTTGAACTTCTTGCACAATTAAGTATTGTTCCAACGACCGTCTTGATTGTTCGTAACGGCGAAATCGCTTTTCCTGAAGAAAAACTTGCTGAAACTGATGACGTTAAGCTCCTGTCGGTAATCTCCGGCGGATAA
- a CDS encoding lipoate--protein ligase family protein, whose amino-acid sequence MHWRFIPLSTQTAALNMAIDEAILTAIADGKSPPTLRIYQWKPSAVSIGCFQGMQEEVDISKCKAAGVHCVRRITGGGAVYHDYDGELTYSILAPEALFPKDITQSYHLICGWIVDALALIGLEAAFKPINDVIVQGKKISGNAQTRRRGVVLQHGTILYTVDVAKMFSLLKVPNEKIRDKMIATVQERVTSVSNVAPKISKEELYHALREGFLTGKSYTPGTLSVDELTHAKRLVQERYQNDNWNFSR is encoded by the coding sequence ATGCACTGGCGATTTATCCCCTTAAGCACGCAAACTGCTGCACTGAATATGGCTATAGATGAGGCAATCCTTACTGCGATCGCCGATGGCAAATCACCTCCCACACTAAGAATCTATCAATGGAAGCCAAGTGCTGTCTCTATCGGTTGTTTTCAGGGCATGCAGGAGGAAGTCGACATTTCGAAATGTAAGGCTGCCGGAGTTCACTGCGTGCGAAGGATTACTGGTGGAGGAGCTGTTTACCATGACTATGACGGAGAGTTGACCTACAGTATTCTTGCCCCAGAAGCGCTGTTTCCCAAAGATATTACCCAATCCTATCATCTTATCTGTGGTTGGATTGTAGACGCTCTTGCTCTCATTGGATTAGAGGCTGCATTTAAGCCGATTAATGATGTTATTGTTCAGGGTAAAAAGATCAGCGGAAATGCACAAACCAGAAGAAGAGGTGTTGTCCTGCAGCATGGGACTATTCTCTATACGGTTGATGTTGCGAAGATGTTTTCACTCTTAAAAGTACCCAATGAAAAGATTCGTGATAAGATGATTGCAACGGTTCAGGAGCGAGTTACCTCTGTTAGTAATGTTGCTCCAAAGATAAGCAAGGAAGAGCTCTATCATGCGCTCAGAGAGGGATTTTTGACTGGTAAATCTTATACACCGGGAACATTAAGCGTCGACGAATTAACGCACGCCAAACGCTTAGTGCAGGAGCGTTATCAGAACGACAATTGGAATTTTAGTCGATAA
- a CDS encoding YgjV family protein translates to MLGLFKIIGALGIVFITLGILTKQRKMQDLYYIFGGVCLEVYSLLIGDIIFIILQIIFLCAVVYDIIRIKRAETTTR, encoded by the coding sequence ATGCTTGGTCTTTTTAAAATCATCGGTGCTTTGGGAATAGTGTTCATTACGCTGGGCATCCTTACCAAACAACGAAAGATGCAGGATCTGTACTACATCTTTGGTGGTGTTTGCCTTGAGGTTTACAGCTTGCTCATAGGAGATATCATTTTTATCATACTTCAGATCATATTTCTTTGCGCCGTCGTTTATGATATCATCAGGATCAAAAGAGCAGAAACAACCACGAGATAA
- a CDS encoding 2-oxo acid dehydrogenase subunit E2 has protein sequence MGFEFKFPDVGEGITEGELVAWKVKEGDLVTEDQVLAEVETDKAVVELPSPRQGRVMKLHAQEGSTIHVNDVLVTFAEHQETISQPISQPVLQSPAIPESEERKDPGAVVGQLPEYEEPSQPAPFYLKDGQIIRTFEDFKRILPRIDDGTFAHHVNEQKNDFANWIEQSLHQKQAADIIRGMKTKQAIVEYLSGVTSMVKAMPGVRKEAKEKGIDVSKVKATGKHGQVTKEDLTAGENRRVSAADSTEDKIPASEKKGVTIKEREYDLYGYIETMPLKGIRKIIAQRMMESQQKTASVTHFDEADITQLVEIRKSLNATLGDKQIHLTFLPFIVKSVIAVLQKHPSLNAEIDDATQQIILKKYYNIGIATDTPYGLVVPVIKIANNKSLLELAQEITKLHDLAQNRKLDPADMMGGTFTVSNGGSVGGKLATPILNYPEVALLWIGRLEEKPVVSDGAIVIRKCLPLSLTFDHRLIDGAEAARFMNDLIKSLQEPYWMFLG, from the coding sequence ATGGGATTTGAATTTAAATTCCCTGATGTTGGTGAGGGAATCACCGAAGGAGAACTGGTTGCTTGGAAAGTGAAAGAGGGAGATCTCGTTACAGAGGATCAGGTACTTGCTGAAGTTGAGACTGATAAAGCGGTTGTTGAGCTTCCCAGCCCTCGTCAAGGAAGAGTTATGAAACTTCATGCACAGGAAGGAAGCACGATTCATGTTAACGATGTTCTTGTTACGTTTGCCGAGCACCAAGAAACTATTTCCCAACCCATTTCTCAGCCAGTTCTTCAAAGTCCAGCAATACCGGAGTCAGAGGAACGAAAAGATCCTGGTGCTGTTGTTGGGCAGCTTCCTGAATATGAAGAACCATCACAACCAGCGCCATTTTACCTTAAGGATGGTCAAATCATTCGTACTTTTGAGGATTTCAAAAGGATTTTACCTCGTATCGATGATGGAACATTTGCCCATCATGTGAACGAACAGAAGAATGATTTTGCGAATTGGATAGAACAGAGTCTGCATCAAAAACAAGCAGCAGACATAATCAGAGGTATGAAAACAAAACAAGCAATCGTGGAGTACTTATCTGGTGTAACATCGATGGTTAAGGCAATGCCTGGCGTCCGAAAAGAAGCAAAAGAAAAAGGCATTGATGTAAGCAAGGTTAAGGCGACAGGAAAGCATGGTCAGGTAACAAAAGAGGACCTTACTGCAGGAGAAAACAGGAGAGTTTCAGCAGCAGATTCTACAGAAGATAAAATACCAGCGTCTGAAAAGAAGGGAGTAACGATCAAAGAACGTGAGTATGATCTGTATGGCTATATTGAAACCATGCCGCTGAAGGGCATTCGAAAGATCATTGCTCAGAGAATGATGGAATCACAGCAAAAAACAGCTTCGGTAACTCACTTTGATGAGGCAGACATTACCCAATTAGTGGAAATCAGAAAATCCTTGAATGCAACACTTGGAGATAAGCAGATCCATCTTACCTTTCTTCCTTTTATCGTGAAATCGGTTATTGCAGTACTCCAGAAACATCCTTCATTAAATGCCGAGATTGATGATGCTACCCAGCAAATTATTTTGAAGAAATATTATAACATAGGTATTGCAACCGATACGCCCTATGGATTGGTAGTACCTGTTATTAAGATTGCAAACAACAAATCTCTCCTTGAACTTGCCCAAGAGATAACTAAACTCCATGATTTGGCACAGAACAGAAAGCTTGATCCCGCTGATATGATGGGTGGAACCTTTACTGTTAGTAATGGAGGTTCTGTTGGTGGAAAACTTGCAACGCCTATTCTCAACTATCCTGAAGTAGCCCTGCTTTGGATAGGAAGACTTGAAGAGAAGCCCGTCGTTAGCGATGGTGCTATTGTTATTCGAAAATGTCTTCCCCTTTCTCTTACCTTTGATCACCGCTTAATTGATGGGGCAGAAGCAGCACGCTTCATGAATGACCTTATCAAATCATTGCAAGAGCCGTATTGGATGTTCCTCGGATAA
- a CDS encoding alpha-ketoacid dehydrogenase subunit beta, whose amino-acid sequence MTLLNMVEALRQALQQEMKADSSVLVLGEDVGVDGGVFRVTDGLQKEFGDARVIDTPLAEAGIIGTSIGLAIYGFKPVAEIQFSGFLYLGMNQLINHASRIRNRSRGKFTCPLVVRTPYSGGIRALEHHSESMEVLYAHTPGLKVVIPSTPYQAKGLLLSSIRDPDPVIFMEPSRVYRAIKEDVPVETYTIPLGQAQMVTQGNDLTVIAWGAMLWITKKALEKMGNKYEVELIDLRTIFPPDTETIIRSVQKTGRCVIVHEAPRSFGPAGEIIAQINEKAIFSLEAPVERVTGFDVVMPLYRNELTYLPDEERIIKAIEKVMNF is encoded by the coding sequence ATGACCCTTCTGAATATGGTCGAAGCCCTTCGACAGGCACTACAGCAGGAAATGAAAGCTGACTCCAGTGTTTTAGTTTTAGGAGAAGATGTTGGCGTTGATGGCGGGGTCTTTCGTGTTACTGATGGCTTACAAAAAGAGTTTGGTGATGCCCGTGTTATTGACACACCATTAGCAGAAGCAGGCATTATTGGAACCTCGATTGGCCTTGCCATCTATGGATTTAAACCCGTCGCAGAGATACAATTTTCGGGTTTTTTATATCTCGGGATGAACCAATTGATCAATCATGCCTCTCGCATACGAAACCGGTCACGAGGAAAATTTACCTGTCCTCTGGTTGTACGAACTCCGTATTCTGGAGGCATTCGTGCATTGGAGCATCACTCAGAGAGTATGGAAGTCTTGTATGCTCATACTCCTGGATTAAAGGTAGTTATTCCTTCTACACCGTACCAAGCAAAAGGTCTGTTATTAAGCTCCATTAGAGACCCAGACCCCGTTATTTTCATGGAGCCGTCACGAGTGTACAGGGCTATTAAGGAAGATGTTCCCGTAGAAACATACACGATCCCTCTAGGACAAGCGCAGATGGTTACTCAAGGAAATGACCTAACCGTTATTGCCTGGGGTGCTATGTTGTGGATCACCAAAAAAGCACTTGAAAAAATGGGAAACAAATATGAGGTGGAGCTTATTGACCTTCGCACGATTTTTCCTCCTGATACTGAGACCATTATTCGATCAGTACAAAAAACAGGAAGATGTGTTATTGTGCATGAAGCACCTCGGTCCTTTGGTCCTGCAGGAGAGATTATTGCCCAGATCAATGAAAAAGCAATTTTTTCACTTGAAGCTCCTGTTGAACGCGTTACTGGGTTTGATGTTGTCATGCCCTTATACCGTAATGAGCTTACCTATTTACCTGATGAAGAAAGAATCATAAAAGCCATAGAAAAGGTTATGAACTTTTAA
- the pdhA gene encoding pyruvate dehydrogenase (acetyl-transferring) E1 component subunit alpha yields MPRTILQQFAVEFLEILDELGNADATLVPTLSDELILRIYKTMVLARVFDAKLLALQRQGRIGTVASAKGQEASQIPVMACLTKDDWVIPSFREHPAAIYRGLPLRNILLYSAGDERGSMVEGEQHDLPVSIPVGSQPLHAVGIAWGMKLKQQRTVAVTFLGDGATSEGEVHEAMNFAGRFQVPCIFICQNNQYAISTPLSKQTAAQTLAQKAIAYGFNGIRVDGNDVFAVYTAVHDAVENARMGKGPSFIECLTYRLQDHTTSDDAKKYRNPEEVKIWEKKDPIERLRKWLQATKKWNDEQERKLQFDIEQQIAAEIEAFEKIPLPTPADMFSFMYATLPPIVKEQRETFEKK; encoded by the coding sequence ATGCCGCGAACAATCCTTCAGCAATTTGCAGTTGAATTCCTCGAGATTTTGGATGAACTGGGAAATGCAGATGCAACCTTAGTTCCTACTCTCTCTGATGAACTCATCTTGCGGATCTATAAGACCATGGTATTGGCACGAGTTTTTGATGCAAAACTCCTTGCCTTGCAGCGTCAGGGTCGTATAGGCACGGTTGCCTCAGCAAAAGGACAAGAGGCATCTCAAATCCCAGTGATGGCTTGTTTGACGAAAGATGATTGGGTTATTCCTTCATTTCGTGAACATCCAGCAGCGATCTATCGTGGCCTTCCTTTACGGAATATCCTTCTTTACTCTGCCGGAGATGAACGTGGAAGCATGGTAGAAGGAGAACAGCATGATTTACCAGTTTCTATTCCCGTTGGGTCCCAGCCATTACATGCCGTTGGTATTGCCTGGGGAATGAAACTGAAGCAGCAAAGAACCGTTGCTGTAACCTTTTTGGGCGATGGTGCAACCTCTGAGGGAGAAGTTCATGAAGCAATGAACTTTGCCGGCAGATTTCAAGTTCCCTGCATTTTTATTTGTCAGAATAACCAGTATGCTATTTCAACACCACTGAGTAAACAAACTGCAGCACAAACTCTAGCGCAGAAGGCTATTGCCTATGGTTTTAATGGTATACGTGTTGATGGCAATGATGTTTTTGCCGTTTATACTGCAGTTCATGATGCAGTAGAGAATGCACGAATGGGTAAAGGTCCCAGCTTTATTGAATGCCTTACCTACCGGCTTCAGGATCATACGACATCGGATGATGCAAAGAAATATCGAAATCCTGAAGAAGTAAAGATTTGGGAAAAAAAAGACCCCATCGAACGTTTGCGGAAATGGTTACAAGCAACGAAAAAGTGGAATGATGAACAGGAACGCAAACTACAGTTTGACATCGAGCAACAAATTGCTGCTGAGATTGAGGCATTTGAGAAAATACCTTTACCAACACCAGCAGACATGTTTTCGTTTATGTATGCAACACTCCCTCCAATCGTGAAAGAACAACGTGAAACTTTTGAGAAAAAATGA
- the lipA gene encoding lipoyl synthase, translating into MYQPLVTIRESSLQKPSWLHIRPPSHRYPEIKAIQEKYKIATVCQEAHCPNLAECWSTGTVTFMVMGDTCTRGCRFCQVKTARTGNPLDPQEPQQLVKALAEMRIFDYVVITSVDRDDLEDQGSSHFAACIQAIKQWNPKMLVEVLIPDFRGSEACLQQIINARPNVIGHNIETVERLQRKVRDGRATYIQSLHVLAHVKKTEPSIVTKSSLMLGLGEQPEEVVHTMRDLRSHGVTILTLGQYLQPSKKHLPVVEYVHPEQFNRYREIGESLGFAFVAAGPLVRSSYKAGELFTKYYLQSDHQNFSPKHAQQNQKTNNEEEHAANNPSAICS; encoded by the coding sequence ATGTATCAACCATTGGTAACGATCAGAGAATCATCTCTGCAGAAACCTTCTTGGTTGCACATCAGGCCTCCTTCTCACCGATACCCTGAAATCAAAGCTATCCAGGAAAAATATAAGATTGCAACAGTCTGCCAAGAAGCACACTGTCCAAATCTAGCAGAATGTTGGAGCACAGGCACGGTAACGTTTATGGTGATGGGTGATACATGTACGAGAGGATGTCGATTTTGTCAGGTCAAGACTGCAAGAACAGGAAATCCTTTAGATCCTCAAGAACCTCAACAGTTGGTTAAGGCCCTTGCAGAGATGCGCATTTTTGATTATGTTGTGATTACTTCTGTTGATCGTGATGACCTTGAGGATCAGGGGAGCAGTCATTTTGCAGCCTGTATTCAGGCTATTAAACAATGGAACCCAAAGATGCTTGTTGAAGTCCTTATTCCTGATTTTCGTGGATCAGAAGCCTGTTTACAGCAGATTATCAATGCACGTCCTAATGTTATCGGCCATAACATTGAGACTGTCGAGCGGCTTCAACGAAAGGTGAGAGATGGCCGAGCGACCTATATCCAATCCTTACACGTTCTTGCGCACGTAAAAAAAACAGAACCATCCATTGTCACCAAGTCTTCGCTCATGTTGGGCTTGGGTGAACAGCCCGAGGAGGTTGTCCACACAATGAGAGATCTGAGAAGTCATGGTGTTACTATTCTTACCTTAGGTCAATATTTACAACCCAGTAAAAAACATCTTCCGGTTGTGGAGTATGTTCATCCTGAACAATTTAATCGATATCGAGAAATTGGTGAATCCTTGGGCTTTGCCTTTGTTGCCGCAGGGCCATTGGTTAGAAGCTCGTATAAAGCAGGAGAACTCTTCACGAAATATTATCTTCAAAGCGACCATCAAAACTTTTCACCGAAGCACGCTCAGCAAAACCAAAAAACAAACAACGAAGAAGAACATGCCGCGAACAATCCTTCAGCAATTTGCAGTTGA
- a CDS encoding M28 family peptidase encodes MDLYTNLQELCSQEAHRRGVYIKRKLHEMGIEPCTQPFPGHGIVFENIFYEFNNTNDPLRTNRPHILFGAHYDRVHEGQGAHDNGAAVIELLGTVESLLTSPTPPKVHITFAFFDAEERQETTVDETSRLGSAYHARSSCRYDNVYNIDCAGQGEVVAAATGTVVERRNTEIWCLPHSQSLNNRALSVCAAQKIPYAIRLAYGSDHVSFLRKGMPATYLCTIRKHELDGHLEGPLLPSWANWINTKEDTIDKVDPFTLTTMHGFLVALAQSYDPSSKVRRNKHIRSLVARHSHTPSIFLLDLQDDIERR; translated from the coding sequence ATGGATCTCTATACAAACCTACAGGAACTGTGTAGCCAGGAAGCCCACCGACGGGGAGTATATATCAAACGAAAACTCCATGAAATGGGTATAGAACCCTGCACGCAGCCATTCCCGGGCCATGGAATTGTTTTTGAAAATATTTTCTATGAATTTAATAATACAAATGATCCTCTGCGAACTAATAGGCCACACATTCTCTTCGGTGCCCATTATGATCGAGTACATGAAGGCCAGGGTGCACATGATAATGGTGCAGCAGTTATTGAACTCTTGGGGACAGTTGAAAGCTTGCTTACAAGCCCAACACCACCAAAGGTACACATTACCTTTGCATTCTTTGATGCAGAAGAAAGACAAGAGACAACAGTAGACGAAACGAGCCGTTTAGGGTCAGCATACCATGCACGATCCTCTTGTAGGTATGATAACGTGTATAATATTGATTGTGCAGGTCAAGGAGAGGTTGTTGCGGCTGCTACCGGTACGGTTGTTGAGAGAAGAAATACGGAGATTTGGTGTCTTCCACATTCTCAGTCGCTTAATAATCGTGCATTATCGGTTTGTGCTGCTCAGAAAATTCCGTATGCCATACGCCTTGCCTATGGCTCAGACCATGTTTCTTTCCTGAGAAAGGGCATGCCGGCAACCTATCTCTGTACTATTCGTAAGCATGAGCTTGACGGCCATTTAGAAGGACCGCTTTTGCCTTCGTGGGCTAACTGGATTAATACCAAAGAAGATACGATCGATAAAGTTGATCCATTCACCTTAACCACCATGCATGGTTTCCTTGTTGCCTTGGCGCAATCCTATGATCCGTCTTCAAAAGTTCGAAGGAATAAACATATTCGGTCATTAGTCGCTCGGCATTCCCATACGCCTTCTATTTTTCTTCTTGACCTGCAAGACGACATCGAGAGAAGATAA
- a CDS encoding ATP-binding protein gives MSIFVNRKQELKFLEAKYGSTRAELLVLYGRRRIGKTELLMNFCRNKKSLFFMGRLESREDTLKRFNHLLIEGFNDKNLFNSPLQNWDAFLNYLAEKTDKRLLLIIDEFPFLVERFPEMVSVLQDNWDSKLKSSKIMLVLSGSSISMMEKYALDYKSPLYGRRTGQWKIDKMNISHLKEFFPAYSTEEIIRLFSCVDCIPGYLTLFSPEKTLVENLKEKVFSKGEFLYEEIEILLREEFRDPANYMSILSAIAGGLTTFNEIFNKTSLDKSLLSKYLGVLENVAIIKKELPITDSYKSKLKAKGALYSLNDNFFDFWFRFVYVNKQELEKGNAEAVLRPFKVDFELFVSRKFENYILEALSIGKLPELGRIDRIGRWWHKEQEIDIVALDENNKKVLFGECKWQDKVDAEKCVKDCMEKSKQVNWNKENRKESFAVFAKSFRKRIKQVEGKKVYCFDLNDIGRIKLF, from the coding sequence ATGAGTATATTTGTCAACAGAAAACAAGAGTTGAAATTCCTGGAAGCTAAATATGGCTCTACCCGCGCCGAGCTTTTGGTCCTATACGGCAGAAGAAGGATTGGAAAAACCGAACTGCTGATGAATTTCTGCAGGAATAAAAAAAGCCTTTTTTTTATGGGCCGGCTAGAATCACGAGAAGATACCCTGAAAAGGTTCAATCACCTGCTTATAGAAGGATTCAACGATAAAAACCTCTTTAATTCCCCTCTTCAAAATTGGGACGCTTTTCTCAATTACCTCGCTGAAAAGACAGATAAAAGACTGCTCCTTATTATTGATGAATTCCCCTTTTTAGTTGAGAGATTTCCTGAAATGGTTTCGGTGTTGCAAGATAACTGGGACTCCAAGTTAAAAAGCTCAAAGATCATGTTAGTTCTTTCCGGCTCAAGTATCAGTATGATGGAGAAATATGCTTTAGACTATAAAAGCCCGCTCTATGGGCGAAGAACCGGACAGTGGAAAATCGATAAGATGAACATATCCCACCTAAAAGAGTTTTTTCCTGCCTACTCCACTGAAGAGATAATAAGGCTTTTTTCCTGTGTAGACTGCATTCCAGGATACTTGACTTTATTCTCTCCGGAGAAGACTCTCGTGGAAAACCTGAAAGAAAAAGTGTTTTCCAAAGGAGAATTCTTATATGAAGAGATAGAAATACTGTTGAGGGAAGAATTTCGTGATCCTGCCAATTATATGTCAATTCTTTCTGCCATTGCCGGCGGATTGACGACCTTTAATGAAATCTTCAATAAAACAAGTCTCGACAAGAGCCTTCTTTCAAAATATCTCGGTGTTCTTGAGAATGTAGCAATAATAAAAAAAGAGCTGCCCATAACGGATAGTTATAAGTCTAAACTTAAAGCAAAAGGTGCGCTCTATTCCTTAAACGACAATTTTTTTGATTTTTGGTTTAGGTTTGTCTACGTGAACAAACAGGAGCTAGAAAAAGGCAATGCAGAGGCAGTATTAAGACCTTTTAAGGTAGATTTTGAGTTATTTGTCAGCAGGAAATTTGAAAATTATATTCTAGAGGCATTATCTATAGGAAAGTTACCAGAATTAGGCAGAATAGACAGAATTGGCCGCTGGTGGCACAAGGAACAAGAAATAGATATAGTTGCTCTCGATGAAAACAATAAAAAGGTCCTCTTTGGCGAATGTAAATGGCAGGACAAAGTTGATGCAGAAAAATGTGTCAAAGACTGCATGGAAAAATCAAAGCAGGTAAATTGGAACAAGGAAAATAGAAAAGAGAGCTTTGCGGTTTTTGCCAAATCCTTCCGCAAGAGGATTAAGCAAGTGGAAGGAAAAAAGGTTTATTGCTTTGATTTAAACGATATTGGAAGAATTAAACTCTTTTGA
- a CDS encoding diphthamide synthesis protein, producing the protein MDTLIIDARWEKPIKLPQQLIRQFKKKKVKTIALFASVQFLALEPVIRQLHENSIEVLATKAKRTHVPVQILGCDAYHDTFADDIITQADVLLYIGDGLFHPKALLLAQSSQSTKKEVIIWDPVSAKTQILTPAFILQQERKRYANLKKFLAAQTIGVLISLKPGQQYLPLAKRLKENLEQEGKKVYLFLDNTFVFQHCENYPFIDCWVNTACPRIGMDDITTLPVPLVNIREALDPIPALEGLSLKRV; encoded by the coding sequence ATGGACACGCTGATTATTGATGCACGATGGGAGAAACCAATAAAACTTCCCCAACAGCTTATACGGCAGTTCAAAAAGAAAAAAGTAAAGACTATTGCGCTTTTTGCCTCGGTCCAGTTTCTTGCCTTGGAACCAGTTATTCGTCAACTCCATGAAAACAGTATAGAAGTTCTCGCCACCAAAGCCAAACGTACGCATGTGCCCGTGCAGATCTTAGGTTGTGATGCGTATCATGATACCTTTGCTGATGACATCATTACTCAGGCTGATGTTCTTCTCTACATTGGAGATGGACTGTTTCATCCCAAAGCACTTCTCCTAGCGCAATCATCCCAATCAACAAAAAAAGAAGTAATTATCTGGGATCCAGTTTCTGCAAAAACACAGATACTTACTCCCGCATTTATCCTACAGCAGGAAAGAAAAAGATATGCCAATCTCAAGAAATTCCTCGCAGCTCAGACTATTGGCGTCCTTATCAGCTTAAAACCAGGTCAGCAGTATCTACCTCTTGCGAAGAGATTAAAGGAAAATCTGGAACAAGAAGGGAAAAAGGTCTATCTTTTTCTTGATAATACTTTTGTCTTTCAGCATTGTGAAAACTACCCGTTTATCGATTGTTGGGTAAACACTGCATGTCCTCGTATAGGTATGGATGACATTACAACCTTGCCTGTTCCTTTGGTGAATATTCGAGAAGCCCTTGATCCTATTCCTGCTTTAGAAGGGTTGTCTCTCAAAAGAGTTTAA
- a CDS encoding diphthamide synthesis protein: MFALELDRVIAEIKQRKSKLVLIQLPDGLKPRAKEIVDTIEKETGATTIIWLGSCFGACDIPLGLNTVGVELLIQWGHNFYHKSREGW, encoded by the coding sequence ATGTTTGCACTCGAACTTGACCGTGTTATTGCAGAAATAAAACAGAGAAAGAGTAAGCTCGTTCTTATTCAGCTTCCTGATGGACTTAAACCGCGGGCAAAGGAAATTGTTGACACTATTGAAAAGGAAACAGGAGCAACCACTATCATTTGGCTGGGAAGTTGTTTTGGTGCCTGTGACATCCCTCTTGGATTGAATACCGTAGGTGTGGAACTTCTTATTCAATGGGGACATAATTTCTACCATAAATCACGTGAGGGATGGTAA
- a CDS encoding 4-demethylwyosine synthase TYW1: MLTPEARAELEKQQYRVVGEHSAVKVCHWTKSMMKSEGGCYKLTFYGIQSYQCMQMTTSMSCANRCQFCWRGYKAPVSKEWKWTVDDPLMVLEASLSAHHDLLAGFKGNKQVKPKVYEQSRRIKHVALSLTGEPITYPRINELIRLFHERGISTFLVTNAQYPEQIRDLAPVTQLYVSLDAPTKDLLKTIDVPLFRDYWERLQQSLAYLAQKKQRTTVRLTCIKGMNMDNISEYARLIQKASPDFIELKGYMFVGASRQRLVKENMPYHEEVVDFAKELEKELPGYETVTEHVSSRAVMMAKKQFNINNKWHTWIDFPKFQELALSGKNFTSMDYLKPTPKVGLSGVITKRMFTEIDSSGEMSLGEKGLGGRKILAPIEATTAPQSCQSCPL; the protein is encoded by the coding sequence ATGTTAACCCCTGAAGCACGTGCGGAATTGGAAAAACAACAGTATCGCGTTGTTGGAGAACATAGTGCTGTCAAGGTCTGCCACTGGACAAAGAGTATGATGAAAAGTGAAGGTGGTTGTTATAAATTGACCTTTTATGGCATTCAGAGTTATCAGTGCATGCAGATGACAACCTCCATGAGCTGTGCCAATAGATGTCAGTTCTGCTGGCGTGGCTATAAAGCACCAGTCTCCAAAGAATGGAAGTGGACGGTTGATGATCCCCTCATGGTGCTCGAGGCAAGTTTGTCTGCTCATCATGACCTCTTGGCGGGGTTTAAGGGAAATAAACAAGTTAAACCTAAAGTTTATGAACAATCACGAAGAATAAAACACGTTGCCCTTTCGTTAACCGGAGAACCGATTACGTATCCCAGAATTAATGAACTCATCCGTTTGTTTCATGAGCGAGGGATTTCTACCTTCTTGGTAACGAATGCACAATATCCGGAACAGATTCGAGATCTTGCTCCTGTTACTCAGCTTTACGTGAGTCTTGATGCTCCGACAAAAGATCTTCTCAAAACAATTGATGTTCCGCTCTTTAGAGATTACTGGGAACGCCTGCAGCAAAGTCTTGCATATCTTGCTCAGAAAAAACAACGAACAACCGTTCGGCTTACCTGCATCAAGGGGATGAATATGGATAATATTAGTGAATATGCCCGCCTTATTCAAAAAGCAAGTCCTGATTTTATCGAGCTGAAAGGATATATGTTTGTTGGTGCATCCCGTCAACGACTTGTCAAGGAAAACATGCCCTATCACGAAGAAGTGGTTGATTTTGCCAAAGAACTCGAAAAAGAACTTCCAGGGTATGAGACCGTCACCGAGCACGTATCATCACGTGCTGTTATGATGGCTAAAAAGCAGTTCAACATAAACAACAAATGGCATACCTGGATTGATTTTCCTAAGTTTCAGGAGCTTGCGCTTTCTGGAAAGAACTTTACCTCAATGGATTACCTCAAACCAACACCAAAGGTTGGACTAAGTGGGGTTATCACCAAACGAATGTTTACCGAAATAGATAGTAGTGGAGAAATGAGTCTTGGAGAGAAAGGTTTAGGAGGAAGAAAAATATTAGCACCAATTGAAGCAACAACAGCTCCACAATCCTGTCAGAGTTGTCCTCTCTAA
- a CDS encoding SemiSWEET transporter: MDIIEVIGFIAAACTTLAFVPQVIKTWTTKHTKDLSLGLFVVLSTGVFLWLIYGLLITSWPIIIANILTLILSLILLGLKLRYK; the protein is encoded by the coding sequence ATGGACATCATCGAAGTGATTGGATTTATCGCAGCGGCATGCACGACACTTGCGTTTGTGCCACAGGTTATCAAAACATGGACAACTAAGCATACTAAGGATCTTTCGTTAGGGCTTTTTGTGGTGCTGAGCACCGGCGTTTTCCTTTGGCTGATCTATGGTTTACTGATCACGTCCTGGCCCATAATTATAGCCAATATTTTGACCCTTATTCTTTCTCTCATTTTGTTGGGCTTAAAGCTCCGATATAAGTGA